The DNA segment CAGTGCACCGATGGGGGAGTATCCCGATGTCGATTACACATTCAATCGTGTGTCTTGTCAGCACTGTGATAATGCACCTTGTGTCACTGTTTGTCCGACGGGTGCTTCGTATGTTGATTTAAAAACAGGCATTGTCGATGTTCATAGCGATAAGTGTGTTGGTTGTGGTTATTGCTTAGCGGCTTGTCCGTATCAAGTGCGATTCTTCCATCCAGAAACTAAAGTGGCAGATAAGTGTAATTTCTGTCGTGATACTAATTTAAAAGCCGGTAAATTGCCTGCTTGCGTTGAATCATGTCCGACTAAAGCATTGACCTTTGGTGATCTGAACGATCCGACGAGTGAGATAAACAAAGTGATTGCCAGTAATGCCGTTTATCGCTCGAAAGTAGAATTAGGTACCGAGCCAAAACTGTATAAAGTAGCGGATACAAAAGGGGAGATAAAACGATGAATACAATTGTAAGTGCGTTTACGTTTGATTCTTTGGTGTGGGACTGGCTTATTGCGATATACCTGTTTTTAACCGGGATGTCGGCTGGTATGGTATTAATTTCGATTCATTTGAAGCGCAAGGTTATTGATGGTAAAGCG comes from the Moritella yayanosii genome and includes:
- the nrfC gene encoding cytochrome c nitrite reductase Fe-S protein, producing the protein MVCSRRNLLIGAGAIIFTTGVSKIALAKKSLVATQEDGDKRYGMVFDETACIGCTACTDACREVNNVPEGVSRLKIERSAPMGEYPDVDYTFNRVSCQHCDNAPCVTVCPTGASYVDLKTGIVDVHSDKCVGCGYCLAACPYQVRFFHPETKVADKCNFCRDTNLKAGKLPACVESCPTKALTFGDLNDPTSEINKVIASNAVYRSKVELGTEPKLYKVADTKGEIKR